In Eleginops maclovinus isolate JMC-PN-2008 ecotype Puerto Natales chromosome 10, JC_Emac_rtc_rv5, whole genome shotgun sequence, the following proteins share a genomic window:
- the zdhhc6 gene encoding palmitoyltransferase ZDHHC6 isoform X1, producing MNFLSTFVTFQNLHEVRRLCHWGPVIALSVIAICSTMAILDSIIWYWPLDTTGGSINFIMLLNWTVLILYNYFNAMFVGPGYIPLGWKPENQQDTQYLQYCRVCQGYKSPRSHHCRKCNRCVMKMDHHCPWINNCCGHLNHAYFTSFLLLAPLGCSHAAIIFIMTMYTQLYERISFGWSTVKIDMSAVRQFQPLMPFSVPAFAATLFALGLALGTTIAVGMLFVIQMKVILRNKTSIESWIEEKAKDRIQHYQTGEDFIFPYDLGTRWLNFKQVFTWTGSPKGDGIVWPVHPKCHQHTLTIEQLKQKADKRVRSQVQYQAVEDYNGACCPLSKGLQTFFRTPCTEEPRIPLVKGDTILATRGTKWWMYGDKVLNEEHNIVGDRVRGWFPRRCVEKCHYDTAASDSTSDKKVN from the exons ATGAATTTCCTGTCAACTTTTGTGACATTTCAGAACCTCCATGAGGTTCGAAGATTGTGCCACTGGGGTCCGGTCATAGCCCTGTCAGTCATTGCTATATGCTCCACCATGGCAATTCTGGACTCCATTATCTGGTACTGGCCGCTAGACACTACAGGAGGCAGCATTAACTTCATCATGCTACTCAACTGGACTGTTCTAATCCTCTACAATTACTTCAATGCGATGTTTGTTGGACCTGGATACATCCCTTTAGGCTGGAAACCA GAGAATCAACAGGATACCCAGTACTTGCAGTACTGCAGAGTGTGCCAAGGGTACAAGTCCCCCAGGTCCCACCATTGTCGCAAGTGTAACAG GTGTGTGATGAAGATGGATCACCATTGCCCCTGGATCAACAACTGCTGCGGCCACCTGAACCACGCCTACTTCACCAGCTTTTTGCTGCTGGCTCCACTGGGGTGCTCACATGCTGCCATCATATTCATTATGACCATGTACACACAGCTGTATGAGAGG ATTTCATTTGGTTGGAGCACTGTAAAGATTGATATGAGTGCTGTGCGTCAATTCCAGCCCCTCATGCCATTCAGTGTGCCCGCCTTTGCTGCTACACTCTTTGCCTTAGGCTTGGCACTTGGCACGACTATTGCCGTTGGCATGCTCTTCGTCATACAG ATGAAAGTCATACTTCGAAATAAGACCTCGATCGAGTCCTGGATTGAGGAAAAG GCCAAAGACAGAATACAGCACTACCAAACAGGGGAGGACTTCATCTTCCCTTACGACCTCGGCACCCGCTGGCTCAACTTCAAACAAGTCTTTACCTGGACAGGGTCGCCCAAGGGTGACGGCATTGTATGGCCAGTCCATCCAAAGTGTCACCAGCACACCTTAACT ATCGAACAACTGAAGCAGAAAGCTGATAAACGAGTGAGAAGT CAGGTCCAGTATCAAGCAGTGGAGGACTATAATGGAGCCTGCTGCCCTCTCAGCAAAGGTCTCCAAACCTTTTTCAGAACCCCCTGCACCGAAGAGCCCAGAATCCCCCTTGTTAAGGGGGACACCATCCTGGCCACTCGTGGCACTAA atggtggatgtatggagacAAAGTTTTGAACGAGGAGCATAATATAG TAGGAGACCGCGTAAGGGGATGGTTTCCAAGACGATGTGTGGAGAAGTGCCATTATGACACAGCTGCCAGCGATAGCACCAGCGATAAGAAAGTAAATTAA
- the zdhhc6 gene encoding palmitoyltransferase ZDHHC6 isoform X4 yields the protein MNFLSTFVTFQNLHEVRRLCHWGPVIALSVIAICSTMAILDSIIWYWPLDTTGGSINFIMLLNWTVLILYNYFNAMFVGPGYIPLGWKPENQQDTQYLQYCRVCQGYKSPRSHHCRKCNRCVMKMDHHCPWINNCCGHLNHAYFTSFLLLAPLGCSHAAIIFIMTMYTQLYERISFGWSTVKIDMSAVRQFQPLMPFSVPAFAATLFALGLALGTTIAVGMLFVIQMKVILRNKTSIESWIEEKAKDRIQHYQTGEDFIFPYDLGTRWLNFKQVFTWTGSPKGDGIVWPVHPKCHQHTLTIEQLKQKADKRVRSVQYQAVEDYNGACCPLSKGLQTFFRTPCTEEPRIPLVKGDTILATRGTKWWMYGDKVLNEEHNIGDRVRGWFPRRCVEKCHYDTAASDSTSDKKVN from the exons ATGAATTTCCTGTCAACTTTTGTGACATTTCAGAACCTCCATGAGGTTCGAAGATTGTGCCACTGGGGTCCGGTCATAGCCCTGTCAGTCATTGCTATATGCTCCACCATGGCAATTCTGGACTCCATTATCTGGTACTGGCCGCTAGACACTACAGGAGGCAGCATTAACTTCATCATGCTACTCAACTGGACTGTTCTAATCCTCTACAATTACTTCAATGCGATGTTTGTTGGACCTGGATACATCCCTTTAGGCTGGAAACCA GAGAATCAACAGGATACCCAGTACTTGCAGTACTGCAGAGTGTGCCAAGGGTACAAGTCCCCCAGGTCCCACCATTGTCGCAAGTGTAACAG GTGTGTGATGAAGATGGATCACCATTGCCCCTGGATCAACAACTGCTGCGGCCACCTGAACCACGCCTACTTCACCAGCTTTTTGCTGCTGGCTCCACTGGGGTGCTCACATGCTGCCATCATATTCATTATGACCATGTACACACAGCTGTATGAGAGG ATTTCATTTGGTTGGAGCACTGTAAAGATTGATATGAGTGCTGTGCGTCAATTCCAGCCCCTCATGCCATTCAGTGTGCCCGCCTTTGCTGCTACACTCTTTGCCTTAGGCTTGGCACTTGGCACGACTATTGCCGTTGGCATGCTCTTCGTCATACAG ATGAAAGTCATACTTCGAAATAAGACCTCGATCGAGTCCTGGATTGAGGAAAAG GCCAAAGACAGAATACAGCACTACCAAACAGGGGAGGACTTCATCTTCCCTTACGACCTCGGCACCCGCTGGCTCAACTTCAAACAAGTCTTTACCTGGACAGGGTCGCCCAAGGGTGACGGCATTGTATGGCCAGTCCATCCAAAGTGTCACCAGCACACCTTAACT ATCGAACAACTGAAGCAGAAAGCTGATAAACGAGTGAGAAGT GTCCAGTATCAAGCAGTGGAGGACTATAATGGAGCCTGCTGCCCTCTCAGCAAAGGTCTCCAAACCTTTTTCAGAACCCCCTGCACCGAAGAGCCCAGAATCCCCCTTGTTAAGGGGGACACCATCCTGGCCACTCGTGGCACTAA atggtggatgtatggagacAAAGTTTTGAACGAGGAGCATAATATAG GAGACCGCGTAAGGGGATGGTTTCCAAGACGATGTGTGGAGAAGTGCCATTATGACACAGCTGCCAGCGATAGCACCAGCGATAAGAAAGTAAATTAA
- the zdhhc6 gene encoding palmitoyltransferase ZDHHC6 isoform X2, translating into MNFLSTFVTFQNLHEVRRLCHWGPVIALSVIAICSTMAILDSIIWYWPLDTTGGSINFIMLLNWTVLILYNYFNAMFVGPGYIPLGWKPENQQDTQYLQYCRVCQGYKSPRSHHCRKCNRCVMKMDHHCPWINNCCGHLNHAYFTSFLLLAPLGCSHAAIIFIMTMYTQLYERISFGWSTVKIDMSAVRQFQPLMPFSVPAFAATLFALGLALGTTIAVGMLFVIQMKVILRNKTSIESWIEEKAKDRIQHYQTGEDFIFPYDLGTRWLNFKQVFTWTGSPKGDGIVWPVHPKCHQHTLTIEQLKQKADKRVRSVQYQAVEDYNGACCPLSKGLQTFFRTPCTEEPRIPLVKGDTILATRGTKWWMYGDKVLNEEHNIVGDRVRGWFPRRCVEKCHYDTAASDSTSDKKVN; encoded by the exons ATGAATTTCCTGTCAACTTTTGTGACATTTCAGAACCTCCATGAGGTTCGAAGATTGTGCCACTGGGGTCCGGTCATAGCCCTGTCAGTCATTGCTATATGCTCCACCATGGCAATTCTGGACTCCATTATCTGGTACTGGCCGCTAGACACTACAGGAGGCAGCATTAACTTCATCATGCTACTCAACTGGACTGTTCTAATCCTCTACAATTACTTCAATGCGATGTTTGTTGGACCTGGATACATCCCTTTAGGCTGGAAACCA GAGAATCAACAGGATACCCAGTACTTGCAGTACTGCAGAGTGTGCCAAGGGTACAAGTCCCCCAGGTCCCACCATTGTCGCAAGTGTAACAG GTGTGTGATGAAGATGGATCACCATTGCCCCTGGATCAACAACTGCTGCGGCCACCTGAACCACGCCTACTTCACCAGCTTTTTGCTGCTGGCTCCACTGGGGTGCTCACATGCTGCCATCATATTCATTATGACCATGTACACACAGCTGTATGAGAGG ATTTCATTTGGTTGGAGCACTGTAAAGATTGATATGAGTGCTGTGCGTCAATTCCAGCCCCTCATGCCATTCAGTGTGCCCGCCTTTGCTGCTACACTCTTTGCCTTAGGCTTGGCACTTGGCACGACTATTGCCGTTGGCATGCTCTTCGTCATACAG ATGAAAGTCATACTTCGAAATAAGACCTCGATCGAGTCCTGGATTGAGGAAAAG GCCAAAGACAGAATACAGCACTACCAAACAGGGGAGGACTTCATCTTCCCTTACGACCTCGGCACCCGCTGGCTCAACTTCAAACAAGTCTTTACCTGGACAGGGTCGCCCAAGGGTGACGGCATTGTATGGCCAGTCCATCCAAAGTGTCACCAGCACACCTTAACT ATCGAACAACTGAAGCAGAAAGCTGATAAACGAGTGAGAAGT GTCCAGTATCAAGCAGTGGAGGACTATAATGGAGCCTGCTGCCCTCTCAGCAAAGGTCTCCAAACCTTTTTCAGAACCCCCTGCACCGAAGAGCCCAGAATCCCCCTTGTTAAGGGGGACACCATCCTGGCCACTCGTGGCACTAA atggtggatgtatggagacAAAGTTTTGAACGAGGAGCATAATATAG TAGGAGACCGCGTAAGGGGATGGTTTCCAAGACGATGTGTGGAGAAGTGCCATTATGACACAGCTGCCAGCGATAGCACCAGCGATAAGAAAGTAAATTAA
- the coasy gene encoding bifunctional coenzyme A synthase, protein MISASNMTRFSTGILVLTSPLNILPLRIAPVLSSAAQLVERTLYVHLHPGLILGGGSQPRPVFIPPVVALSTIISRLYSNAADVCGHLDIRVLLTNVRAQSTTSSGTTIPNSPFPTPQSLSHSPDVVLTDFPLQNPGQSNQVMQCLQSYTGHCYVCSPSLPSVLLHPQLMTLQETEEALKEPEEKEEPLETYSHVVVGGTFDRLHGAHKTLLNISCLLANKRFLIGVCDKAMLKKKVLKELVEPYSVREQRLKEFLKEIKPSLRVEIVPLHDPYGVSVVDPLLQCIVVSEETRKGGEAVNKKRFENGLSALVLHEIQLLKDAHHTETEEEKISSSSLRSRLLGTLLTPPKDTSHLAPLPYVIGLTGGSGSGKSSIARRLEALGAVRVDCDKLGHEVYMPNTVAHHRVLEEFGSDLLNEDKTINRRALGRKVFGNKERLKALTDIVWPEIALLVKNIISQARKEGKQVCVLDAAVLLQAGWTDMTHEVWVTIIPEEEAVIRITERDGLTTEDALQRLQSQWSNSNQVEHANVVLSTLWEPEVTQKQVLKAWKLLQERITQRQKEDESS, encoded by the exons ATGATATCAGCCAGTAACATGACTAGATTCAGCACGGGCATCCTTGTGCTGACATCTCCTCTCAACATCCTCCCCTTGCGCATCGCTCCGGTGCTCAGCTCAGCTGCTCAGCTTGTGGAGCGCACTCTGTACGTCCACCTCCACCCAGGGCTGATACTCGGAGGTGGGAGCCAGCCTCGACCAGTCTTCATTCCACCGGTAGTGGCCCTGTCGACAATCATTAGCCGCCTTTACAGTAATGCAGCTGATGTGTGCGGGCACCTGGATATTCGTGTTTTGCTGACGAATGTTCGCGCTCAGTCAACTACAAGCAGCGGGACCACAATCCCAAATTCCCCTTTCCCAACACCACAGTCTCTGTCTCACTCCCCGGATGTGGTTCTTACAGACTTTCCTCTGCAGAACCCGGGTCAGTCCAATCAGGTCATGCAGTGTCTGCAGAGTTACACAGGCCATTGCTACGTCTGTAGCCCCAGTCTACCCTCAGTGCTGCTTCATCCACAGCTAATGACGCTGCAGGAGACAGAGGAAGCACTAAAAGAGcctgaagaaaaggaagaacCCTTGGAGACCTACAGTCACGTGGTGGTAGGGGGAACATTTGACCGGCTCCATGGGGCCCACAAGACACTGCTCAACATCTCGTGTCTGCTAGCCAATAAGAGGTTCCTTATCGGTGTGTGTGACAAAGCAATGCTGAAAA AAAAAGTGCTAAAGGAGCTGGTGGAGCCCTACTCTGTGCGTGAACAGAGACTAAAGGAGTTCCTTAAAGAAATCAAACCCTCGCTGCGGGTGGAGATCGTGCCCCTTCATGACCCCTATGGAGTGTCTGTGGTTGACCCCTTACTCCAGTGCATTGTGGTTAGTGAGGAGACTAGGAAGGGAGGCGAGGCTGTCAACAAAAAACGCTTTGAGAAT GGCCTGTCCGCTCTTGTCCTCCATGAGATTCAACTGCTTAAAGATGCCCACCACACcgagacagaggaggaaaagatcAGCTCCTCCAGTCTACGCTCTCGTCTGCTGGGCACCCTCCTTACACCGCCTAAA GACACATCCCATCTCGCTCCACTTCCATATGTCATAGGCCTGACGGGAGGCAGCGGCAGTGGGAAGAGCTCCATAGCCAGGCGGCTGGAGGCTTTGGGTGCCGTCCGAGTTGACTGTGACAAGCTGGGCCACGAGGTGTACATGCCCAACACCGTGGCCCATCACAGAGTGCTCGAAGAATTCGGGTCAG ATCTTCTGAATGAAGATAAGACCATCAACAGACGCGCATTAGGAAGGAAGGTTTTTGGAAACAAG gaGCGCTTAAAAGCTCTCACAGACATTGTATGGCCTGAGATTGCACTTTTGGTGAAGAACATAATCAGCCAAGCAAGAAAAGAAG GTAAACAGGTTTGTGTGTTGGATGCAGCAGTTCTTCTGCAGGCCGGCTGGACAGATATGACTCACGAAGTCTGGGTCACCATCATCCCTGAGGAGGAG GCTGTGATAAGGATAACAGAGCGTGACGGGTTGACCACAGAAGATGCTCTCCAGCGGCTGCAGAGCCAGTGGTCCAACAGTAATCAAGTAGAGCACGCCAACGTGGTGCTCAGCACACTGTGGGAGCCCGAGGTCACTCAGAAACAG GTACTGAAAGCTTGGAAGCTTCTTCAGGAGAGaatcacacagagacaaaaggAAGATGAATCATCTTAA
- the zdhhc6 gene encoding palmitoyltransferase ZDHHC6 isoform X3 translates to MNFLSTFVTFQNLHEVRRLCHWGPVIALSVIAICSTMAILDSIIWYWPLDTTGGSINFIMLLNWTVLILYNYFNAMFVGPGYIPLGWKPENQQDTQYLQYCRVCQGYKSPRSHHCRKCNRCVMKMDHHCPWINNCCGHLNHAYFTSFLLLAPLGCSHAAIIFIMTMYTQLYERISFGWSTVKIDMSAVRQFQPLMPFSVPAFAATLFALGLALGTTIAVGMLFVIQMKVILRNKTSIESWIEEKAKDRIQHYQTGEDFIFPYDLGTRWLNFKQVFTWTGSPKGDGIVWPVHPKCHQHTLTIEQLKQKADKRVRSQVQYQAVEDYNGACCPLSKGLQTFFRTPCTEEPRIPLVKGDTILATRGTKWWMYGDKVLNEEHNIGDRVRGWFPRRCVEKCHYDTAASDSTSDKKVN, encoded by the exons ATGAATTTCCTGTCAACTTTTGTGACATTTCAGAACCTCCATGAGGTTCGAAGATTGTGCCACTGGGGTCCGGTCATAGCCCTGTCAGTCATTGCTATATGCTCCACCATGGCAATTCTGGACTCCATTATCTGGTACTGGCCGCTAGACACTACAGGAGGCAGCATTAACTTCATCATGCTACTCAACTGGACTGTTCTAATCCTCTACAATTACTTCAATGCGATGTTTGTTGGACCTGGATACATCCCTTTAGGCTGGAAACCA GAGAATCAACAGGATACCCAGTACTTGCAGTACTGCAGAGTGTGCCAAGGGTACAAGTCCCCCAGGTCCCACCATTGTCGCAAGTGTAACAG GTGTGTGATGAAGATGGATCACCATTGCCCCTGGATCAACAACTGCTGCGGCCACCTGAACCACGCCTACTTCACCAGCTTTTTGCTGCTGGCTCCACTGGGGTGCTCACATGCTGCCATCATATTCATTATGACCATGTACACACAGCTGTATGAGAGG ATTTCATTTGGTTGGAGCACTGTAAAGATTGATATGAGTGCTGTGCGTCAATTCCAGCCCCTCATGCCATTCAGTGTGCCCGCCTTTGCTGCTACACTCTTTGCCTTAGGCTTGGCACTTGGCACGACTATTGCCGTTGGCATGCTCTTCGTCATACAG ATGAAAGTCATACTTCGAAATAAGACCTCGATCGAGTCCTGGATTGAGGAAAAG GCCAAAGACAGAATACAGCACTACCAAACAGGGGAGGACTTCATCTTCCCTTACGACCTCGGCACCCGCTGGCTCAACTTCAAACAAGTCTTTACCTGGACAGGGTCGCCCAAGGGTGACGGCATTGTATGGCCAGTCCATCCAAAGTGTCACCAGCACACCTTAACT ATCGAACAACTGAAGCAGAAAGCTGATAAACGAGTGAGAAGT CAGGTCCAGTATCAAGCAGTGGAGGACTATAATGGAGCCTGCTGCCCTCTCAGCAAAGGTCTCCAAACCTTTTTCAGAACCCCCTGCACCGAAGAGCCCAGAATCCCCCTTGTTAAGGGGGACACCATCCTGGCCACTCGTGGCACTAA atggtggatgtatggagacAAAGTTTTGAACGAGGAGCATAATATAG GAGACCGCGTAAGGGGATGGTTTCCAAGACGATGTGTGGAGAAGTGCCATTATGACACAGCTGCCAGCGATAGCACCAGCGATAAGAAAGTAAATTAA